One Salvelinus alpinus chromosome 9, SLU_Salpinus.1, whole genome shotgun sequence genomic window, TGTATTGAAATAATTATGGGTataaaatatgcatattatttatttatttatacagtggggagaacaagtatttgacactgacgattttgcaggttttcctacttacaaagcatgtagaggtaaaatccagaaaatcacattgtatgatttttaagtaattaatttgcattttattgcatgacataagtatttgatacatcagaaaagcagaacttaatatttggtacagaaacctttgtctgcaattacagagatcatacgtttactgtagttcttgaccaggtttgcacacactgcagcagggattttggcccactcctccatacagaccttctccagatccttcaggtttcggggctgtcgctgggcaatatggactttcagctccctccaaagatgttctattgagttcaggtctggagactggctaggccactccaggaccttgagatgcttcttacggagccactccttagttgccctggctgtgtatttcgggtcgttgtcatgctggaagacccagccacgacccatcttcaatgctcttactgagggaaggaggttgttggccaagatctcgcgatacatggccccatccatcctcccctcaatacggtgcagtcgtcctgtcccctttgcagaaaagcatccccaaagaatgatgtttccacctccatgcttcacggttgggatggtgttcttggggttgtactcatccgtcttcttcctccaaacacggcgagtggagtttagaccaaaaagctcaatttttgtctcatcagacaacatgaccttctcccattcctcctctggatcatccagatggtcattggcaaacttcagacgggcctggacatgtgctggcttgagcagggggaccttgcgtgcgctgcaggattttaatccatgacggcgtagtgtgttaataatgtttttttttgagactgtggtcccagctctcttcaggtcattgaccaggtcctgccgtgtagttctgggctgatccctccaccttcctcatgatcattgatgccccacgaggtgagatcttgcatggagccccagaccgagggtgattgaccgtcatcttgaacttcttccattttctaataattgcgccaacagttgttgccttctcaccaagctgcttgcctattgtcctgtagcccatcccagccttgtgcaggtctacaattttatccctgatgtccttacacagctctctggtcttggccattgtggagaggttggagtctgtttgattgagtgtgtggacaggtgtcttttatacaggtaacgagttcaaacaggtgcagttaatacaggtaatgagtggagaacaggagggcgtcttaaaaaaaaacgaacaggtctgtgagagccggaattcttactggttggtaggtgatcaaatacttatgtcatgcaataaaatgcaaattaattacttaaaaatcatacaatgtgattttctggatttttgttttagattccgtctctcacagttgaagtgtacctatgataaagattacatacctctacatgctttgtaagtaggaaaacctgcaaaatcggaagtgtctcaaatacttgttctccccaatgTATATAAGGCATTGCTGATGCTTTCAGGCATCATTAATTGCACCTGTAATGTCACATCATTTCAATGTTTTAATATACTTTTGATGTTAAACCAACAACTTGTGATAAAATCAATGAATGTTTAGAATTAAATATTCATGTTGAAATATTCATAAAAAATCTATTAGAAAAGTTTGGTATAATATTCCAAAATGACATCAGCCGTCAGCCAAGTTTGACCTTTGATGGCTGTTAAAATGATTAGTTAGAAGGGGAGTCAATAGGGTAAAATTATCGGAGGACACAGACAGAACATTATAATGGTGCACAAACAAAAGGAATTTGTTTAAGAGTCATTGAGCCATAGTAGAGCCATAGGCACAGTGCATATTCATGTTTTTGATTCAATTGATTTTTGCAGATACAATACTCAATGAATCTGTTGCACAGCTTGTCATAAATTGCTGTGTGATAAAACCTCTGGAACTGGGCTGGAACAAGAAGAGGAGGCGCTTTCTGATCGATGTTCCAATATTTCATTTTAATAGAGTTTGGGTTGCCTTCCGATAACAACAACAATTCGATTTTTTTTCCTGGGGGAACATCACTTGCCATTGAAATGAAATAAAATGAGTTTAAAATGAATTATCTAAATGAATTATATTAATTATTTCAGGCAATTGAGCAAAATACAGACCTAGTCCATTGTGCAGATCAAATCTTCCTGTCTAACCACAAGCACCATGTCCTTCCCTTAACTAGAGTTAGATCATAGACTCACAGGTGATATCAAAGTCCACTTTCACATTGCAGagatctgtgtctctctgtctctgcttttTTTCTGGCCTCTGCAACACTGGCCAACGGCTCCTACAGTGTCAATGTCAGTTCCATGTCACAAACTAAGTCAACAGACCCCTTGGCAGCATCCACCTATAGAAGGAAACTAGAAATGCTTTTTAAACCTGCTGCCTCAGGTGACTGCGGTATTGTTCAGCTGGTATTTAAATTTGAATATTTTCACTTCCATTGCCGCCTGACATTTACATATGCTTGTAAAAAGTAGTCATTGTACACTCCATTTGTAGCCTACTCTCTCATTTATCCTTTACAATAAAGAATTAAGTGTCTCACTTGGCCAATCAAGGTGTCCCAATTTGCCAGTATTGACCGAAGAAAATGTGGTCTTAGGACAAGTTATGTTTGAAGAAGAGTCATCCATTCtgtgttaaatatttttttttacattttgtataGTGTATTAGAGTTCTTAAGCTATTTAGAATGGTATCATGTTGGGGGTTGAGACAATGGGATGATTCTGTAAGGTGTTCCAGAAAGCACATTTTCAGGAAGAGTCCCACTTTACCAATACTAACACTAAATGTGGAAAATGACTAtggaatattctctctctctctctctctctctctctctctctctctctctctctctctctctctctctctctctctctctctctctctctctctctctctcactttctctctctctcgctctctctcgctctctctctctctctctttctctcgctctctctctttctctctctctctctccacacagacACGTTTGCTCGCGCgcactctctttcgctctctctttcgctctctcttttgcACTTTTCCGTAGAGTGTCGTTGGACCACTTATCTTGACCGCGAGCCCTCTCGGTCGGTTCAGACATGCGCGGGGAGTGGGCATGGAGAAGGGGGGAGGTAAGGGGCGGGTTTTGGTATATAATACTTCTCCCTGAGAACTTTTGCCTGTCGCCTGGTCTTTGGGACAGCCTCTCACTCAACATCTCCATAGCCCTCACCAACTGGGAAACTAACTCAACTGCAACCTCTCCAACCAAATAACGCTCAACGTTAGATTACTGCCAACTGACATGGAAACCCAGAAAAGACACGAACACCACTCACTTTGCCACACCTGCCGGAGAACGGAAAACACAAGAATGAAGGTAATCTATGGAGACCCAACACTTCTTGCTCTTCTGCTTGTTTTATGCACGTAAAACAATCCGTATTTCTACATTGCAAAGACATGCGTAATCGAATACGCTGGCTGGGACAACCTCTCTGGGCTTTTACCCTggcttgtttttttgtgtgtttgcgCATTTTGGTGAGAAGGGACAATTTGAGAACACGGTGAAATATAAATAACTTGACGAGGTGAGGTGAGAGTGTCGAAGGTGCAGAAGCTGAGATGGGTTGATTCTTGCGTTTAGCTACCTTTCAGTCGGCTACAATACCGTGACTTTTAAGATCCTTACTCTGGGCACTGTTATGCCGAAACATGATCCTCTCCACTCGCATCTTGTTAGTGCGTCCCTTTGCTGAACTCGGGACAAACAGGAGATACCTCAAAGACCGCTAGGGGGCGAGTCCTGCGGGCGATAGAGCTCAGTCTCCCCGTTACCAGAGGGTGAGCAAGGGGAAATATATGCTGAGTATGGGGATTGAGATAGGCTATTCAATCGGCAACTGTCTTGCAACTTGTTGAGCCGGTTGTGTAAGAGTTCAGCAGAGATATGGTATCTTTTCCCTCAGAATAAGCTGCAAGAGGGCGATAACTAATCACTGCGTAAAACACAGCTCAAATACAAAGTAGGACAGAATTAAAATGTTTCATTGCGCCAGACTTTTAAACCGTAAAAAAATACTTTTGGTTTACGAATCATGTTGGATACGTTTCATGGCGCCGTAGATTATTTGTGAGGGACGCGGTAGATTATTTGTGAGGGTCGTTTATGCAAGATATTGATTGGAAACTTTTCATCTGACTTTTGGGTTTTGATTCTGAAATGTATATTTAACCTACATTTCTGAACAGTGGCTATGGAAGGCACCAACAATTTAGCCTACCAGTTTGTATTGTATGCAGTGAACGTTTGATTTTTAGATGTGTTATGTTCTCTCCTCAGGTCAAGATGATGTCTTCGTCAAATCGAGTGCTGGTCATTGCGCTGGCACTTACTCTGTACATCGTTGAAGTGGCCTCGGCGGAGACGCTATGTGGAGGAGAACTGGTGGATGCGCTGCAGTTCGTCTGTGAAGATAGAGGATTCTATTTCAGTAGGTTTCACTTAAACCCGCTGTAACTTTTATTTAATTGAGTGTTCTCCCttttattttctgctggctttcCAACTGCGTTGACTGTCTCTCACTCTCGTGTGTTCCTGTACTGAGAGTTACATCTTTGTGTCTGTCACTGTGTGTGGTACGCGTGTGttcgctctctgtctttctcacacacacacacacacacacacacacacacacacacacacacacacacacacacacacacacacacacacacacacacacacacaaccagctgTGCTTCGCTGCGATGTGTCTGAAGACGGAACGCCTTTGCGATACTACTGAGTGGACGGATTCTGTTGCTGTAGCCTACCTCAGATTGCATATGAAAGGGCGGCGAGCAGGGAAGGCACACACAACTCAATGCGACACAATGGGCCACTTGTTTACCACGCATTCCGTGGGGGAAAGTAATAGCACCCAAGAGGCATACCAGTCACCTCACCACGAATGTTCCCAGGCTATAGGCAACCACACTGCGTTTGATCTACATTTGAAGGATTCAATTATTTCGGTGGAGGGAGGATTACCACTGTACTCTTATTAATAGCCCTGTTATTGCTCTTCTAGTAGACTTCGTCTAGACTGTAGCATATAGTAAAAACGACGTGATTGTTATTATTAGCTGACCtaaaattatttatattttttacaataaGTACATGCAGTTATCAGTATGTAGAACTAAGATGgttcctgtcctctcttccccgTCTTCTCCTCTGCCCCTGACACAGACAGCAAAAACAAAAGGTGGACAATTTCACTTTTTAAATATTTGTCATCCTCCCACCCACTGGCATTGACAAAAAAATCTTTGTGCTGCTGCTTGCTAAGAGAGGTCATTATCCAATTTGGGCCAACATAGatgggcccccccccccccccctctggttcaccctttctttttctctcgtgttcctctcttcctcctgcaATGAAATACTGGTCTGGCCTCTCCTGAGGTTTCTCCAACATTGTGTAGGGGGTGAAGAAGGACTTCAAACAAGGCCGTTATTGATCACGGATAGTACTCTCCCCTGTGCTACGTCTTACTtaaccctccacctctctcttctcacccccccccccctttctgtctctcttttctcacaCCTTTCTCCCTCATATCTTCTCATTCAATCTTTTGCTTTCCCGCCTCCCTTGCACAATCTACCTCTTTGCTGATAGATCACGCAAGGGACTCGCGCTCTGTGTCTTTTAAGTGCATTTCTCTCCATTCaatgtcttcctctctccctctatctctctatcagCAGCCCCTCCTTCCCATCTCCTGTCTTTCCCCGGCCTTTcagatgtactgtatgtggactccccctcccccttccctctgctGAGTTGGCAAGGGGATAAGGTCAAAGGAGAGTGTCCATGTTGTGTGTTTACTCACCCAAATAGTGAGGGTTTCAGATCTATGTGTCTCTTTTGTCTGTATTTGGCTAcgtgtgtctctgtttctctcttcttgGCTGTGTGAGTATGTGCCTGGCTGTGTGTCTCTAGTCTCTGTGCTCGGTTGTGTCTCCCTGTGCTTGGCGGTGTTGTGTCTGCGTTCTCCAGTGTGCGAGGAGTATTTACTGCTGTATTTACCCTCTAAAGGACTTCTGGATGGCTTAATTAAATACCCTAACAAGATGACCACTTCGGAAAACAAACACGCCAACAAACGAACATCAACTTTTGTCAGCGTTGGGCTCAGATAGCCTTTTATCCTGTGTTTGACCAAAGTGAAGTGGGCCAATTGGATTTTGTCAATTGGGGGGGGGAAACATTATGAATTTGATGGATTTGGCCAAACTGCCAACGCTGCTATCTTGATTCTCTTTCATTGTCATTTAATTAcaagtctctcctctcctaagggtctcactctcccttcctctctctttactgCAGGTAGGCCAACCAGCAGGTCTAACAGCAGACGCTCCCAGAACCGCGGTATCGTGGAGGAGTGTTGTTTCCGTAGCTGTGACCTCAACCTGTTGGAGCAGTACTGTGCCAAACCTGCCAAGTCAGAGAGGGACGTGTCGGCCACCTCTATACAGATCATTCCCATGGTGCCCACACTCAAACAGGTACGACCCGTATGGGGGAAACCAGGAAACCAGCCCTACCTGTCCTTGACCTGTCCGTATGTGTCCCTATCTATCTCCACATCTCACTTGTCTTCGTTCCACCGCGTGCTGAACCCGTATGCCCCCCGTCTGTGGGAGTGGCGAGAAAGTCGTTTGAGGGTTGTGTTATCTTGCGAAAATAGTCGGTGGTAAGCAAGTATCTCCTTCCGAGACTGCTGACCGAGGTGGAAAACACCAGGGCCCGAGAGTACATTTGGGTAGAGCGGATAAGGTTCAACTGCGGGTTGGTCACAGCTGGTGAGAAAGTGAGCAGATTAGAAATTGTTGTTGTGACACGTTACACACCTGCCTGTTAGGGTCGGATCCATTCAGGCCCGCTTCAAAACAACCCAAACAAAGAACGTCGAGTTTCTTTTTTCAACATTTGCAATGTGCCTGGATTAGTCACGGAACACTAGATGCTCCAAAACGTGCATACATTTGGCACCCTTCACTGAAACGGCAATAGCTATCGAGCCCTGGGAAACAGTCACTGTGAATCAAGTCAAAAGCGTGCACACGAAAACTTCAAAAGAAGCTGCAGGCTTTTTAACTCTGTGAACAACAACCTCAACTGTGGGCAGCATTCCAAAACTCTTAAATGTcttcctcttctcatctcctgTACTTTACGACTACCCCCCCAGGGCTGGATAGATAGATATCCCTCCGTTTTGACTTTCAACTGCCATTTAATGTCAACATCAGTTGGTTGTGAAATAAGGCGGCGATAGGACTATTTAGGACTGCTAATGGCTGTTTAAGACCGTTTAGGACTATTTGACTGTTTAGGTATGTTAAAGACTAATGGTACATGTCTACTAGGTGTTGTGAGTGCGAGGGGGATATGTTGGGACACATTCCCAGTCGTGCCTTGGCAGTGAAAGGAgttgactgctctctctctctcgcccagaTGTTTCCAGGCTGGGGAGTGAATGGGGAGATAAACTgcaattgatgtgtgtgtgtctagggagaaagagacactttCACACAGAGTACTCTCAAAGTGCCATGACCCAAACAAGCCATTCAGGAGGAGTACTAGTTACGCATAAATTCTGCCCCCACCCACccattctctatctctctcatatgcatgcacacacacacaaacaacccccctccccctctgcaTGGGGATTTCCCAGTCTCACTGTTTTAAGGAATTGGCCAGGGATAGTGTTTTTTTCACCGGAATGTGTTTACTGCAGAGATAGGTTTGTGTTGGGGGAAGGGTCATTTAGTGAACAATGAATGTGTGGTCACATTGAGATAGTCTCCCGCATT contains:
- the igf2b gene encoding insulin-like growth factor II; the encoded protein is METQKRHEHHSLCHTCRRTENTRMKVKMMSSSNRVLVIALALTLYIVEVASAETLCGGELVDALQFVCEDRGFYFSRPTSRSNSRRSQNRGIVEECCFRSCDLNLLEQYCAKPAKSERDVSATSIQIIPMVPTLKQDVPRKHVTVKYSKYEVWQRKAAQRLRRGVPAILRARKFRRQAVKIKAQEQAMFHRPLITLPSKLPPVLPPTDNYVSHN